The Pan troglodytes isolate AG18354 chromosome 1, NHGRI_mPanTro3-v2.0_pri, whole genome shotgun sequence genome includes a region encoding these proteins:
- the TRAPPC3 gene encoding trafficking protein particle complex subunit 3 isoform X1, producing MSRQANRGTESKKMSSELFTLTYGALVTQLCKDYENDEDVNKQLDKMGFNIGVRLIEDFLARSNVGRCHDFRETADVIAKVAFKMYLGITPSITNWSPAGDEFSLILENNPLVDFVELPDNHSSLIYSNLLCGVLRGALEMVQMAVEAKFVQDTLKGDGVTEIRMRFIRRIEDNLPAGEE from the exons ATGTCGAGGCAGGCGAACCGTGGCACCGAGAGCAAGAAAATG AGCTCTGAGCTCTTCACCCTGACCTATGGTGCCCTGGTCACCCAGCTATGTAAGGACTATGAAAATGATGAAGATGTGAATAAACAGCTGGACAAAAT GGGCTTTAACATTGGAGTCCGGCTGATTGAAGATTTCTTGGCTCGGTCAAATGTTGGGAGGTGCCATGACTTTCGGGAAACTGCGGATGTCATTGCCAAG GTGGCGTTCAAGATGTACTTGGGCATCACTCCAAGCATTACTAATTGGAGCCCAGCTGGTGATGAATTCTCCCTCATTTTGGAAAATAACCCCTTGGTGGACTTTGTGGAACTTCCTGATAACCACTCATCCCTTATTTATTCCAATCTCTTGTGTGGGGTGTTGCGGGGAGCTTTGGAGATG GTCCAGATGGCTGTGGAGGCCAAGTTTGTCCAGGACACCCTGAAAGGAGACGGTGTGACAGAAATCCGGATGAGATTCATCAGGCGGATTGAGGACAATCTTCCAGCTGGAGAGGAATAA
- the TRAPPC3 gene encoding trafficking protein particle complex subunit 3 isoform X2 gives MGFNIGVRLIEDFLARSNVGRCHDFRETADVIAKVAFKMYLGITPSITNWSPAGDEFSLILENNPLVDFVELPDNHSSLIYSNLLCGVLRGALEMVQMAVEAKFVQDTLKGDGVTEIRMRFIRRIEDNLPAGEE, from the exons AT GGGCTTTAACATTGGAGTCCGGCTGATTGAAGATTTCTTGGCTCGGTCAAATGTTGGGAGGTGCCATGACTTTCGGGAAACTGCGGATGTCATTGCCAAG GTGGCGTTCAAGATGTACTTGGGCATCACTCCAAGCATTACTAATTGGAGCCCAGCTGGTGATGAATTCTCCCTCATTTTGGAAAATAACCCCTTGGTGGACTTTGTGGAACTTCCTGATAACCACTCATCCCTTATTTATTCCAATCTCTTGTGTGGGGTGTTGCGGGGAGCTTTGGAGATG GTCCAGATGGCTGTGGAGGCCAAGTTTGTCCAGGACACCCTGAAAGGAGACGGTGTGACAGAAATCCGGATGAGATTCATCAGGCGGATTGAGGACAATCTTCCAGCTGGAGAGGAATAA